The stretch of DNA CGTCTGAATGGCCAGGAGGATTTCATATGATTAAGGAAGCACTCGGAATGATCGAAACTAGAGGCCTTGTCGCCAACATCGAGGCTGCGGACGCCATGGTAAAAGCGGCCAACGTGATTCTTGTGGGTCAGGAAAGGATAGGCGCCGGCCTCGTTACCGCCATGGTGCGAGGAGACGTTGGCGCCGTCAAGGCAGCCACGGACGCCGGAGCCGCCGCAGCCGCAAAGGTCGGCGAGGTCGTCTCCGTGCACGTGATCCCCAGACCGCATCAGGATGTGGAGCAGATCCTACCCCAGCCCCAGCCCACAAAACCGTAACCATCGGTCCTGGGTCGTCTTGCGATTAGGACAAAACCAGGAGGAGGCAGTACATGCAAGATGAATTGATCAACAGAGTCATGGCCGAAGTTATGAAGCGGGTTGGTTCCGCTCCCGCCAAGGAGGCCGCAAAAAAGGAAGTCGCGAAGGCCAATCCAGGCCCATCGGCGCAAGATCTCATTCAAGTGACCGAGTACGTGGGCGTAGGCCTGGGCGAAACTTTGGGGATCGTGATCGCCAACCTGGACCCCATTATTCACGCAAACATGGGTATTGATCCCAAGTACCGATCCATCGGCGTCATCGGCGGCCGCGTGGGAGCCGGACCGCAAATCATGGCGGCGGACGATGGCGTCAAAGCAACGAACACGGAGATCGTGGCTGTCGAGATGCCCAGGGATACCAAGGGCGGCGCAGGCCACGGTAACTTGATCATCTTCGGAGCCGAAGACGTGTCGGACGCCCGGCGCGCGGTCGAGGTGACCCTCGAGGTCTTACCTAAATACTTCGGCGACGTCTACGCCAACGATCAGGGCCACCTCGAGCTGCAGTACACGGCCCGAGCCAGCAGATGTCTGAATCACGTGTTCAAGACTCCGGAGGGCAAGGCTTTTGGTCTGATCCTCGGGGCGCCTGCCGTGATCGGCGTGCTGATGATCGATACGGCCGTCAAAGCGGCGGACGTGGAGGTGGTCGGCTATGCATCTCCGGCAAAAGGAACCAGTTTGACGAACGAGGTGATGATCTGGGTCTCGGGCGACTCGGGAGCCGTGAGACAGGCTGTAATGTCCGGTCGCGAGGTCGGAGTGAAACTATTGGGCGCCTGGGGCCAAGAACCCAAATCCGTGACCACGCCCTACATTTAGGCGAGAGGAGGCATCCATGAGTAAGAAGCAAAAACGCTTCCAAGTGCTCGCTGAACGTCCCGTTAATAAGGACGGATTCATCAAGGAATGGATCGAAGTGGGCTTGGTCGCCATGAACAGCCCCAACGATCCAAAGCCCGGAATCAAGATTGAAAACGGGAAAGTGGTGGAACTGGACGGCAAACCCCGCGCGGAGTTCGATCTCATCGAGGCGTGGATCGCCGATCATTGCGTCGATACTTCCGTGGCGGAAGAAGCCATGGCCCTCGATTCCGAAAAATTCGCTCGGATGCTGGTGGACATCAATGTGCCCCGATCGGAGATCGTACGTTTGTCCGTGGGCATGACCCCGGCCAAGATCGTCGACACTCTGAACCGGATGAACGTCGTCGAACTCATGATGGCCATGCAGAAGCTCCGACCGCGCAGAACCCCGTCCAACCAGGCCCACGTAACCAACCTCAAGGATACGCCCGTGCTTCTGGCTGCGGATGCGGCGGAGGCGGCGTTCCGGGGATTCAGCGAACTGGAAACTACTGTTGGTGTTGGAAGATACGCGCCGATGAACGCCCTGTCCATTCTGGTGGGCTCCCAAACGGGCCGCCCGGGGGTGATCACCCAGTGCGCCGTTGAAGAAGCGCTCGAACTCTCCATGGGCATGCGGGGATTGACCGCCTATGCGGAAACGGTGTCGGTCTACGGTACGGAGCAGGTTTTCGTCGACGGGGACGACACACCCTGGTCTAAGGCTTTTCTGGCGTCCGCTTATGCTTCCCGCGGGATCAAGATGCGATTTACCTCGGGAACGGGTTCCGAGGTGCAGATGGGCTACGCGGAAGGCAAGTCCATGCTGTACAACGAAATCCGTTGCGTGATGATCGCCAAGGGAGCGGGAGTACAGGGACTGCAGAACGGCTCCATCAGTTGTATCGGCGTTCCCGGAGCGGTTCCTGCGGGTATTCGCGCCGTGCTGGCGGAAAACGTGGCCACGGTGTTGATGGATCTGGAGGTGGCCTCGGGTAATGACCAGACCTTCACCCATTCCCCCATTCGCAACACCGCTCGTATGCTGATGCAGTTTCTGCCTGGAACCGACCTCATCGTTTCGGGCTACAGCAGTGTGCCGAACTACGACAACATGTTCGCCGGATCCACCCACGACTGCGACGACTACGACGACTGGCTGGTCTTGCAGCGGGATCTTCAGGTAGACGGCGGATTGCGACCGGTAACGGAGGATGAAGTCATCGAAATCCGTAACAAGGCGGCTAGGGCCATCCAGGCCGTGTTCAAGGAACTCGTCTTGCCGGCCATCACGGACGGAGAAGTCGAAGCAGCCACGTATGCGCACGGAAGCAAGGACCTGCCGGATCGTAACGTTCCGGAGGACTTGAAGGCCATCGAGAGTTTCATGAAGCGCAACGGAAACGGGCTGGATGTTGTGAAGGCTCTGGCAAAACACGGATTCGAAGATGTGGCCCAGGGCGTTCTTACCATGCTGAAGCAGAAAGTTTCGGGCGACTATCTCCATACCTCGGCCATCTTTGATGATCGTTTCGAGGTGTTGAGCGCGGTCAACGACCCCAACGACTATGAGGGCCCCGGCTCCGGGTATCGACTCGAAGGCGAGAGGTGGGAAATACTGAAAAATATCCCACAGGCCATCAGTCCCGAAGATGTCTAGGATCGGCCAGGGAGGTAGTAACAGATGAATATTTCCGAAGAATTAGTGAAAGAAATTATTCTCGAAGTTCTGCAGCAGATGCAGGGAGAGAAGAAGACGGCGTCCACGGAAGTCGCATCTCCCTTGAACTTCAAGGAACTTGGCCCGGCCAGGCGCGGGACGGACAGAAACGAGGTGGTCATCGGTTTGCCGCCCGCATTCGGTACGGTCATGACACAAACCATTATCAAAATTCCTCATCGAGACGTACTTCGAGAGGTGATGGCGGGCATTGAAGAAGAGGGACTCAAGTCTCGTCTCGTCAAAGTGAACAAAACGGCGGACGTTGGTTTTGTAGCCCATGAAGCCGCCAAACTGAGCGGATCGGGGATCGGCATCGGGATTATTTCCCGTGGAACCACGGTCATCCACCAAAAAGATCTCCCCCCGCTCCAAAACCTCGAGCTGTTTTCTCAGTCGCCGCTCGTGGAGCGGGAGACCTTTCGCGCCATCGGACGCAATGCCGCCAAGTACGCCAAGGGAGAGAGTCCCGCTCCGGTGCCGGTGCGAAACGATCCCATGGCTCGACCCAAGTACCAGGGCCTCGCCGCCTTGCTTCACAACAAGGAGGTCCAGTACGTAAAGGGCGGCGCGCCCAGCGTCGAGATGCAGGTTCAGCTCTAGGCCGGGCACGACGTTCCTCTATCGAGGAGGCCGTGTTTCGACCCGCAACCACGGACGCACACGACGAGTGAGCA from Deltaproteobacteria bacterium encodes:
- a CDS encoding propanediol/glycerol family dehydratase medium subunit, coding for MNISEELVKEIILEVLQQMQGEKKTASTEVASPLNFKELGPARRGTDRNEVVIGLPPAFGTVMTQTIIKIPHRDVLREVMAGIEEEGLKSRLVKVNKTADVGFVAHEAAKLSGSGIGIGIISRGTTVIHQKDLPPLQNLELFSQSPLVERETFRAIGRNAAKYAKGESPAPVPVRNDPMARPKYQGLAALLHNKEVQYVKGGAPSVEMQVQL
- the eutM gene encoding ethanolamine utilization microcompartment protein EutM encodes the protein MIKEALGMIETRGLVANIEAADAMVKAANVILVGQERIGAGLVTAMVRGDVGAVKAATDAGAAAAAKVGEVVSVHVIPRPHQDVEQILPQPQPTKP
- the pduB gene encoding propanediol utilization microcompartment protein PduB codes for the protein MQDELINRVMAEVMKRVGSAPAKEAAKKEVAKANPGPSAQDLIQVTEYVGVGLGETLGIVIANLDPIIHANMGIDPKYRSIGVIGGRVGAGPQIMAADDGVKATNTEIVAVEMPRDTKGGAGHGNLIIFGAEDVSDARRAVEVTLEVLPKYFGDVYANDQGHLELQYTARASRCLNHVFKTPEGKAFGLILGAPAVIGVLMIDTAVKAADVEVVGYASPAKGTSLTNEVMIWVSGDSGAVRQAVMSGREVGVKLLGAWGQEPKSVTTPYI
- a CDS encoding propanediol/glycerol family dehydratase large subunit, whose protein sequence is MSKKQKRFQVLAERPVNKDGFIKEWIEVGLVAMNSPNDPKPGIKIENGKVVELDGKPRAEFDLIEAWIADHCVDTSVAEEAMALDSEKFARMLVDINVPRSEIVRLSVGMTPAKIVDTLNRMNVVELMMAMQKLRPRRTPSNQAHVTNLKDTPVLLAADAAEAAFRGFSELETTVGVGRYAPMNALSILVGSQTGRPGVITQCAVEEALELSMGMRGLTAYAETVSVYGTEQVFVDGDDTPWSKAFLASAYASRGIKMRFTSGTGSEVQMGYAEGKSMLYNEIRCVMIAKGAGVQGLQNGSISCIGVPGAVPAGIRAVLAENVATVLMDLEVASGNDQTFTHSPIRNTARMLMQFLPGTDLIVSGYSSVPNYDNMFAGSTHDCDDYDDWLVLQRDLQVDGGLRPVTEDEVIEIRNKAARAIQAVFKELVLPAITDGEVEAATYAHGSKDLPDRNVPEDLKAIESFMKRNGNGLDVVKALAKHGFEDVAQGVLTMLKQKVSGDYLHTSAIFDDRFEVLSAVNDPNDYEGPGSGYRLEGERWEILKNIPQAISPEDV